GCAGCATATTATAGGTACTCACCAAGCCAGGCAGCCACAATGACCAATAGCTGTTTACGAGACCTAGATTTTGCACTACGAGATAGGTTGGAATAAGCCCCCCGTTAAAAATCATTGTAAAGACCATGGCCATTGTGAAAAATCGGCGGCTGTAGAATTGTCGTCTGGACAAGGGATAAGCCGCCAAGATTGTAACCAGCATACTTAACGCTGTCCCAATCAATGTAATTTGCACGCTATTCCAGAAGGATTGAAGAATTGGAGTACCTGCAAATAAACTACTAAAGGAAGAGAAACTGAAATCTATCGGCCATAATGTCACCCTGCCGCTTGCAACCGCATCGGCTCCACTAAGGGATAAGGCCACCACGTTAAGAAGTGGAACGATGCAGCTTATTGCTATAAGTGAAAGTAATACATAATTGAAGAAGTAAAATATTTTTTCTCCCTTGCTATCCCGCATTTACTTTCCTCCTTACCAAAGAGCTTGATCAAATTTGCGTGCGATATAGTTGGCTGTAAATACCAGGATAAATGCAACGAATGACTCGAATAATCCCATTGCCGTTGTTAAACTGAACTGTGCACCCTGTAAACCGACCCGATATATGTAAGTACTTATTACATCTGCAATCTGATTTACATTTGAATTCTGAAGCATGAATACCTGATCAAAGCCTACTTCCATCACCCTGCCCATCGATAGGATAAGTAACAATATAATCGTTGGACGAATGCCGGGCAGGGTAATATGCCAGATCTGTCTTAACTTTCCTGCGCCATCCATTCCCGCTGCTTCATATAAGTTTGGATTAATTGTAGATAACGCAGCCAAAAAGATAATGGCATTAAAGCCCATATCCTTCCATATTCCTGATCCGACAAAAATAGCAACCCACGAGAATTTCTCATACATGAATGGGTAAGCTTCACCGGTGAACTGCTCAACAATTCGATTAACCAGACCATTCTCCATGGCAAAGGCCGTCGACACCAGCATGGCAATGATTACCCATGATAAGAAATGCGGCATATAAACAATAGTCTGGACCGTTCGCTTAAAGAACATATTGCGTACTTCATTAAGCATAATGGCCAAAAGGATCGGAATAGGAAAGCCTACAATGAGGCTTAGCAAGCTTAGTAACAAAGTGTTCCGGATGATCTCTAAAGTTCGGGGATCCTGAAACAATAGCTCAAAATATTGAAATCCAACCCAAGGGCTGTTTATGATTCCGTCATAAAAGTTATAGTCTTTGAACGCAATAACTAGGCCGCCGATCGGCGCGTAACGGAATATAAGATAAAACAAGATAACAGGTATAAACATAATTAACAGAGGTATGTTTGTTTTAAAGCGTTTCCATTTTGGGCCGCTCCATTTACTCTTCACTTTAGGGCCTTCGGGGTACATGGCTGAACTCGTGTTCCTAATCTCCATCGGATACTCCTCTCTTTCAAGTTTTTCGTTTATTGCTTATGCCTTAATTTTACAAATTGCATATAGCCAAAACATTTAAAATCTTACGAATTATTATTGAAATTCTACACACTAAGCGTAACTCTCGCACAAAAAACAGCCGACTGAATGAATTCTTAATTCAGCCGGCTCCAAGAATAGTTGCCACAACTTTAATCTTCATATTGCCTTCTATAAGAACGAGGAGATACACCTGTTAACTGCTTAAACACGACTGTAAAATAACTTGAATTATCAAATCCGACTCGCTCGGCAATTTCCGTCATCTTCAGTCGTGTATACTGTAACAATCCTTTAGCTTCTTCAATTCGCAGCTGGCTGACGTAGTTGGTAAGCCCAATTCCGGTTTCTCTTTTGAACAGATTACTCAGATAATTAGGTGTTACATGGACATACGCAGCAACCGCCTGAAGAGAACAGTCACTATAATATTGGTTCTTGATATATTGCTTGGCTTGATACACGATATCATCCTGTTGACTGTTTAACCATTGTTTAAAAATACTCAGAAAGTCTGCACCTTTTTCTCTGGCCCATTGCAAGATCTCCTGCACAGTCCGAAATTCAAGGATTTGAGCAGGATTAAAGTCTTCTCCTGTTACTTCCGCTCTAATATGCTTGAAATCTGACAGCAAAATACTGGACAGTACTGACACCAGTGTGTACATCCTCATTTTACAAATCTGCAGTTCAGATGTTACTGTTCGTTCCACGTACTCCATAATTCTCTGCTCGACTGCCGACAGATCACTAGTAATCAGTAAAGACAGAATTT
This sequence is a window from Paenibacillus urinalis. Protein-coding genes within it:
- a CDS encoding ABC transporter permease; translated protein: MYPEGPKVKSKWSGPKWKRFKTNIPLLIMFIPVILFYLIFRYAPIGGLVIAFKDYNFYDGIINSPWVGFQYFELLFQDPRTLEIIRNTLLLSLLSLIVGFPIPILLAIMLNEVRNMFFKRTVQTIVYMPHFLSWVIIAMLVSTAFAMENGLVNRIVEQFTGEAYPFMYEKFSWVAIFVGSGIWKDMGFNAIIFLAALSTINPNLYEAAGMDGAGKLRQIWHITLPGIRPTIILLLILSMGRVMEVGFDQVFMLQNSNVNQIADVISTYIYRVGLQGAQFSLTTAMGLFESFVAFILVFTANYIARKFDQALW
- a CDS encoding carbohydrate ABC transporter permease produces the protein MRDSKGEKIFYFFNYVLLSLIAISCIVPLLNVVALSLSGADAVASGRVTLWPIDFSFSSFSSLFAGTPILQSFWNSVQITLIGTALSMLVTILAAYPLSRRQFYSRRFFTMAMVFTMIFNGGLIPTYLVVQNLGLVNSYWSLWLPGLVSTYNMLLMRSAFEQLPGEVDEAAKMDGCSETGILWRIVLPLTKPMLATLALFYGVGYWNSFMSVMIYINDTDKYNMTVLVQNMIKSTTMIQDFADPTMMTSMTPEGIRSAAVIVMIVPILAVYPLLQKYFVKGVMLGSIKG